In Malassezia japonica chromosome 2, complete sequence, one DNA window encodes the following:
- the EFM5 gene encoding Protein-lysine N-methyltransferase efm5 (EggNog:ENOG503NV96; TransMembrane:3 (n4-11c16/17o54-73i522-542o554-571i); BUSCO:EOG092653VU; COG:C), giving the protein MNMPLVAGVAPRACKAAAPAGVSVRTYMQDVVIKRKTGMPQVARGPYGLGRNSVTGSVATVFGATGFLGRYLVSKLAKRGTQVVVPYRDEEEKRHLRVLGDLGQIVPLEWDMRNDQQTLECLRHSDTVYNLTGRNYETKRFSFHDVHVEGARRIAEIAQSAGVARFVQMSHLSADANSPSGYLRTKALGEDAVRRSFDGATVVRPSSMYGHEDRFLNKLASWPITWKLNNMQTQYAPVHSLDVAQALAIIGETDAASIGQTYALPGPKTYTVRELLELVESVTYQKLISPDINVPKFIFKSVARLGEKGIWWPMFNADEVERRFISENPNVTGVKGFADLGIDPDVLEDVAILYLRRFRSHLRYEQPMSNAHTGAIKLKKRAYRVIDTATTYFTYLVHAAPAALTEKTPKAQASVMQRMINRASDFWVNLGRTDVSSTLNWRRRTFLLGERIMDRIEYEEWALKGIDQGMGPALKELMEHEANKRQAAPLKLEYPKELVSESEVMKSLSELAKKREPHHYRLLAYNMVGIPITAPLFLVPVLPNFVTYYLMWRAWSHWRAYIASQALNVLLKRKLIEPVPSTQFEAAFQEVQSTKDADLTDWDVYLHAEQIAPLVRAFDLSTQARIDLRRAQEQLTMVMQRGQKSHT; this is encoded by the exons ATGAACATGCCCCTTGTTGCGGGCGTGGCTCCTCGTGCGTGCAAGGCAGCGGCACCTGCTGGTGTCTCTGTGCGCACGTACATGCAGGATGTGGTTATCAAGAGGAAGACGGGTATGCCTCAGGTTGCCAGGGGCCCATACGGCCTCGGTCG CAACTCGGTGACGGGCAGCGTGGCTACCGTCTTTGGTGCGACTGGTTTCCTCGGCCGCTACCTCGTGAGCAAGCTCGCAAAGCGCGGTACGCAGGTTGTGGTGCCCTACCGTGACGAGGAAGAGAAGCGTCACCTGCGCGTTCTCGGCGACCTTGGACAGATCGTGCCTCTCGAGTGGGACATGCGCAATGACCAGCAGACCCTCGAGTGTCTGCGGCACTCGGACACCGTGTACAACCTCACGGGCCGCAACTACGAAACGAAGCGGTTCTCCTTCCATGACGTGCACGTCGAgggtgcgcgccgcattGCCGAGATCGCGCAGAGTGCGGGTGTTGCGCGCTTTGTGCAGATGTCGCACCTGAGCGCGGACGCCaactcgccgagcggctaCCTGCGCACCAAGGCGCTTGGTGAGgacgccgtgcgccgctcgtttGATGGCGCGACGGTTGTGCGCCCTTCGTCGATGTACGGCCACGAGGACCGTTTCCTGAACAAGCTTGCTT CTTGGCCCATCACCTGGAAGCTGAACAACATGCAGACGCAGTACGCGCCCGTCCactcgctcgacgtggcgcaAGCGCTCGCCATCATTGGCGAGACAGACGCTGCTTCGATCGGCCAGACCTATGCGCTTCCTGGTCCCAAGACGTACACggtccgcgagctgctggagctcgtcgagagCGTCACCTACCAGAAGCTCATCTCGCCGGATATCAACGTGCCCAAGTTCATTTTCAAGAGCGTGGCCCGCCTGGGTGAGAAGGGCATCTGGTGGCCCATGTTCAACGCGGATGAGGTGGAGCGCCGCTTCATCAGCGAGAACCCCAACGTGACGGGCGTCAAGGGCTTTGCTGACCTCGGCATCGACCCTGATGTCCTCGAGGACGTGGCGATCCTGTActtgcgccgcttccgCTCCCACCTCCGCTACGAGCAGCCCATGAGCAACGCGCACACGGGTGCGATCAAGCTCAAGAAGAGGGCCTACCGCGTGATCGA CACTGCGACGACCTACTTTACGTATCTGGTTCATGCCGCCCCAGCCGCGCTGACCGAAAAGAcgcccaaggcgcaggcgtcggTCATGCAGCGCATGATCAACCGCGCGTCCGACTTCTGGGTCAACCTGGGCCGTACCGACGTGTCGTCGACGTTGAActggcgccggcgcacgttcctgctcggcgagcgcatcatGGACCGCATCGAGTACGAAGAGTGGGCACTCAAGGGCATCGACCAGGGCATGGGGCCTGCCCTGAAGGAGCTGATGGAGCACGAGGCGAACAAGCGccaggccgcgccgctgaaGCTGGAATACCCAAAAGAGCTCGTGTCCGAGTCCGAGGTGATGAAGTCGCTGAGCGAGCTTGCGAAAAAGCGCGAGCCGCACCACTACCGCCTCCTGGCCTACAACATGGTCGGCATTCCGATCACCGCGCCTTTGTTCTTGGTGCCGGTCCTGCCCAACTTTGTCACATACTATCTCATGTGGCGCGCATGGAGCCACTGGCGCGCGTACATTGCGTCTCAAGCCCTGAATGTCTTGCTGAAAAGAAAGCTGATCGAgcccgtgccgagcacgcaATTCGAGGCGGCCTTCCAAGAGGTGCAGAGCACCAAGGATGCGGATCTCACGGACTGGGACGTGTATCTCCACGCCGAACAAATCGCACCGCTCGTACGCGCATTTGATCTATCGACGCAAGCACGCATCGACCTGCGGCGGGCGCAGGAGCAGCTCACTATGGTCATGCAGCGCGGCCAAAAGAGCCATACATAG